Genomic segment of Staphylococcus muscae:
GATTTCTGTCCCGTCGAGTGAGCCACCATATCTCAGAACGATACCGACACCAATACCGAGTACTGCACCACCAAAAATCGTAACGAGAAACTTATCATCAATCACGGGATCAATGGGATGAAGTAAAATAGTAGAGATAGATAGTACTGTGATCGCATAAATAGTAGAAATCGCAAAAGTTTTACCAATCTGCTTATAACCTAAGAAGAAAAAGGGTAAATTAAGAAGAAAGATGAACACACCAAGCTTCCATCCTGTTAAATGCGATAAAATAATCGAGATACCGACAATACCCCCATCGAGCAATTGATTCGGAACGAGAAATAATTCTAATGCGACACCCATTAATAGTGCACCGAGTGTGATAAAGAAAAAGCGTTTCACAAAATACGTCGCACGTTTAGGCTTTTCTCGCTTGTAGGATACAGTTTGTGATTCCGGAATTTCCATATATTGTCCCCCTTTTAGTCATCTATAAAAAATTATACAAAAAAAATCAAAAAAAATCTTGTCAATGAGAATAGACGATGCTATAATAATTTTTGTGTTAAAGAACGGCTCCTTGGTCAAGCGGTTAAGACACCGCCCTTTCACGGCGGTAACACGGGTTCGAGTCCCGTAGGAGTCACCATTTTTTGGTCCCGTAGTGGAGCGGTTTAACACGCCTGCCTGTCACGCAGGAGATCGCGGGTTCGATTCCCGTCGGGACCGCTAATTGCTCATCCAATAGGATGAGCTTTTTTATTGTCTAAAAGTATTTACTGATAATGTTCAAAGCGTGCGCCGAATGGTGTGCGCTTTTTTAATGGTTTTATAAGAAAAAATGAAGTTGAATCAGTCGTCGTTATAAAAGAAATGTGTTATATTACGGTTACAAAAAATCAAATTTGTAACCATTTAATGATTCAAATAATAAAAAACCTTTAACTTATGTTAATAAAGCGACATAAATTAAAGGGGATTTAAACACTTTGTTTGATTAAGTTAAATGTCATCTCAAAACGGTGTGCATAGTCGGGTAAATGCCACGTATCTTTGAACATTGGTAATGTGAAAGTAGCAAACGCAGATAGAATGACTTCAGCTTTTTCAATATGAGATACATCATATCCCATTTGCTGTTGAATGCGCACATAACAAGGCGTTAAAACTTCTCGTAACATAAATGGATCCTTGTCGATATAACGTGTATTCAGATCAAACATCACTTTGTTCGACTGATACGTCTCTCGTTTGGCATTTACAAACGCCCAAAGGTAATCATGAAGCCATTGTGTTTTATCTGTATATGCAGCATCATCAATGTCAATACGTCCGATGATATGCGTCATAAACCAATCTTTACAAACAGCAGTCCATAAAGCTTGTTTGTTATCAAAGTGTTTGTAGATAGCAGCATGTGTGACATCTAGTGCTTCAGCAACTTTTGATAGTGAAATTTCTGTCTGCTGTGTTTCTTGAATCATCGTTTGCGCAGTTGTAATGATTAATGATTTGGTTATTTTTTGTTTTTCCATAAACACTATATTATCACAAAAAACTAAAATAAGAAGAGGTGCCGATTTATATGAAGGCCGTACAATTACAGAAGTATAATAAAGATTTAAAAGTAACAGTGAATGAAATATCTGTCCCAACGATTCAAGCAGATGAAGTATTAATCAAGGTGGCATATGCAGCAATTACCCCTTTAGAAAAGCTGACAATTACAGGTGCTGTCAAACTCATTCAAGATTACCCTAAGCCAGTCACACTCGGCAATGAATTGTCAGGAACAGTTGTAGAAGTAGGACAATCCGTTCAAAGTTTGGCAGTAGGTAATGTCGTCTATACACGTTTGCCAATCACACGCATTGGAGCATTTGCTGAATATGTTGCTGTAAAAGCTGACTTGGTGACAACAATTCCTAAAAATTTAGATGTAAAATCAGCGACTGCCGTGCCATTAACAGGATTAACGGCATATCAAGCATTAACAGAAGAACTTGAAGTGGAAGCAGGGAAAACGCTTTTCATCTCTAGTGGTTCAGGTAGCTTCGGACAGATGGCAGTCCCACTTGCGAAATCAATGGGGCTTAAAGTTATTATTTCAGGAAATACACGCGCAAAAGAAGCCTTTTTGGAGAAAGGTGTTGACCAATACATCGATTACACGGAGGAAAACTACTGGGAAGTTTTATCGGATGTAGATTACGTCATCGACACATTGGGTCCAAAAGAATTTGAGAAAGAATTGTCGATTATGAAGTCGGGTGGAAAGATTGTTAGTCTGATCAATGCACCGAACAAAGCATTTGCAGAGAAACAAGGATTTTCAAAGTTTAAAACATTATTATTTACATTGGTTGGACAAAAGTTTGATCGTAAAGCGAAAGCACAAGGTGTGGCATACCGCTTCATCTTCGTACGTGCTGATGGTGAACAATTGAAAGTTATCACGGACATGATTGAGCGTGAAAATATTGTACCTGCCGTAGATCCACGTATTTTCAACATCGATGAAATAGAAACAGCACTTGATTATACATTCAATCAACGTACGAATGGGAAAGTATTGATTCAGTTCGATACAGAGTATGCGCACTAAAATTGAAATACAGCTGGATGCATGACAACTGAGCATGTGATTCAGTTTTTTTATAGGATTATTTTCTGATGTATTGGTGGAATAGAAAAGTAAAAGGATAGAATTCACACTTTAGAAGTGATACATTATAAGGTATAGGAGTGTGAACTTGAGCACTATTATTTAAAAAGATCGTATAGTAGCTCATCACATATTAAAACATGTTCAGCGCTTCGACGTTGGATGAATGAAGAAATGAGGTCATGGATGATGGCGAAAAAAGTAGTTGTAGTAGACGACGAAAAACCAATTGCAGATATACTTGAGTTTAACTTAAAAAAAGAAGGATATGACGTCTTTGTTGCTTACGATGGTGATGATGCAGTCGAGTTAATCTATGCACAAGAGCCGGATATTGTCTTGCTCGATATTATGTTGCCAGGTCGAGACGGCATGGAAGTCTGCCGTGAAGTGCGTAAAAAATATGACATGCCAATCATTATGTTAACGGCGAAAGACTCTGAGATTGATAAAGTGTTAGGGCTTGAGCTTGGCGCAGATGACTACGTAACGAAGCCGTTCAGTACACGTGAATTAATCGCACGTGTCAAAGCAAACTTACGCCGTCACCATGCACAACCAAGTGTGGACAACAGCCAGCAGTCTAACGAAATTGCGATTAAAGACATTGTTGTGTATCCAGATGCATATTCGATTAAAAAACGTGGTGAGTCAATCGACCTGACACACCGTGAGTTCGAATTGTTCCATTATCTCTCTAAACATATGGGACAAGTGATGACGCGTGAACACTTATTACAAACCGTATGGGGTTATGATTATTTTGGAGATGTACGTACAGTAGATGTGACGATCCGTCGCTTGCGTGAAAAGATTGAAGATGATCCATCACATCCAGACTATATCGTGACACGTCGAGGTGTGGGATACTTCCTACAACATCATGAGTAGAAGGATGTTGCATTTATGAAGTGGTTAAAACAATTTCAATCTCTTCACACAAAACTGGTGATTGTGTATGTTTTATTGATTATTATCGGAATGCAGATTATTGGTTTATACTTCACCAATAGTCTAGAAAAAGAAATGACCGAGACATTCAAAACGAACATTGCACAAAATGCCAAGCAGATTGAGTTGAGTATTGAAAGGATTTATGCAGAAGGTAACAATACAACCAATACACAGAAAGAAATTCAGAACTTGCTGAATGAATATGCGAATCGCAATGAAATGATTGAAATTCGCTTCATCGATACAGACCAAATTATCGTTGCAACATCGAAACAGTCAAATCGTCATCTCATCAATCAGAAGGCGAATGACAGTGCGATTCAGAAAGCTTTGTCGCTGCGCCAATCGAACTCGGAAGTAGTGCTGAAAGATTATGGGGAAGGCAAGCAGCGAGTATGGATTAAAAACATGCCGGTGACAACGAGTAAGGGACTCATCGGTAATATTTACATCGAATCGAATATTAACCAAGTGTATGATCAACTGAGTGATATCAATCAGATTTTTATTGTCGGGACAGGGATCTCACTGATTATTACTGTGATTTTAGGTTTCTTCATAGCACGTACGATTACGAAACCAATCACGGACATGCGTAACCAGACGGTCGAGATGTCGAAAGGGAACTATACGCAACGTGTGAAAATCTACGGTAATGACGAAATTGGTGAACTGGCACTTGCGTTCAACAACCTTTCGAAGCGTGTTCAAGAAGCACAGGCGAATACGGAAAGTGAGAAGCGGCGCCTGGACTCGGTGATCCGTCATATGAGTGACGGTGTTATTGCGACAGACCGACGTGGACGGATTAAGATTATTAACGATATGGCGTTGAAAATGCTCGGCAAGACGAAGGAAGATGTCGAAGGTGTGTTCATCTTTGACGTGCTGGACTTGAACGATGAACTTAGCTTAGATGAACTGAACGATAACAACGAAAGCTTGCTAATTGACATTAACGAAGAAGACGGGATTATTGCACGCTTGAACTTTAGCACGATTGTCCAAAACACGGGATTTGTGAATGGTTATATCGCAATGTTGCATGATGTGACTGAGCAGCAACAAATCGAACGAGAACGTCGCGAATTCGTGGCCAATGTATCGCATGAGTTGCGCACGCCTCTGACGTCGATGAATAGCTATATCGAGGCGTTAGAACAAGGCGCATGGAAAGATGAATCAATCGCGCCACAATTCTTGTCAGTAACACGAGAAGAGACGGAACGTATGATTCGACTCGTGAATGATCTGTTACACTTATCGAAAATGGACAATAAGTCGGAACAGGTTACGAAAGAGATCGTTGATTTCAATATGTTTATCAACAAAATCATCAACCGTCATGAGATGTCAGAGAAGGAAACGACATTCGTGCGTGATATCCCGAGTCAGACGATCTTTACAGAAATTGATCCAGACAAGATGACACAAGTGTTTGATAACGTCATCACCAATGCGTTGAAGTATTCACGTGGTGAGAAGCGGGTAGAGTTTCATGTGAAACATAATGTGACACACCGACGTCTCACAGTCCGCATTAAAGATAATGGTATCGGTATACCAGTAAACAAAGTCGATAAAATCTTTGATCGCTTTTTCCGTGTGGATAAGGCACGTACACGAAAAATGGGTGGTACAGGACTTGGTCTCGCCATTTCTAAAGAGATTGTGGAAGCACACAATGGTCGCATATGGGCGAATAGTGTAGAAGGCCAAGGAACGTCTATCTTTATTACGTTACCATGTGAAGTCATAGAAGATGGTGATTGGGATGCGAATTAAAGAACTGATCAAATCCATCACGCTTACGATACTTGTCATATCAAGCATTGTGCTGACACTGTTAATCTGGAACTTTACGCCAGATATTGCGGATGTAGACAGTGAACTAGCGAAAGAGAATACAAAATCGATTGGACCACGATTCGAATCACAAATCAATCAAGTCATCGCACCCTTACAATTGGTTCATGTCCACGGCACGAACATTGAAGGCATGCCAGCAACACGTGAAGTAAATGAACTGTCAGATATATTTGCCAAACAGCACATCAATAAAGTCGTCTACATTGAAAATGATCAGTCGTTATTATTAAGAGAACTGAGCGATCATTTTCTCATTTTAGACTACCCGACAGACATCCCGATAGCGATATATCTCAGTGATGTGCTCGATGTACAGGCAAAAGTACCGAACCATTTTAAATTTAATCGTTTGATTTATGATATTGATTCGGCAGAACATCTTGTTGTCTACGCAATTGATGAAACACGACATCGTGCAGTTAAAATGACAACATCAATTAAAACGAGCAGTGCAAAAAACCACTTGGAAGAATTGAAGATGGCTTTGCGACCATATATGAATGTCTCAACAAATGAAGATACGGTTAATAAAGCGACATATCTTTATGCGCCGAAAGCACCCGAAAATTTAAAAACATATCGCACGATTTTCAATCACATTAGTGTAGAAGATTTGAATGCGATTCTGTTTGATGATACGCCAATTGTACGTACAACGAAAAGTGGAAATACGATATACAATAACAACACAGGCGTCGTGAACTACGATCCAGATAGAAAAACATATCATTATACGAACTTGACAGAAGATGAATACAGCACACGAGATATGAATATCAGTATTCCAAGAACATTTGATTATATCAATGAGCACGGTGGCTTTACCGATGATTTCCGCCTTTTCAATACGAATAAAGATCAAGGATTGATTACGTATCAAATGTTCCTAAATGGACGGCCTATCTTTTATCCAAATCAACTGAACCAAATTTTGGTGAGTTGGGGAGAGCGTGGTATCTTTGAATACAGCAGAGGTTTGTTGAAGACGAATGTAACAATCGATAATGGGGAAAAACCTAAGAAATTACCGACACTGGAAGATGTACGTGGTGCACTGGCAAGTAGTAACCAAGTCGACTATCGAAAAGTTGAACAATTGGTAGTCGGTTACCGTATGGTATCGAAAAAAGGGCCGGATAATCGATTAGAAATTCAAGAAAATAGTCAGTTTGAACCGATATGGTTTGTGAAACATGAAGGGAAATGGTACGAATTCAATGATGGGGAGTTGATCGAACAATGAATTGGAAACACGCCAAAACATTATTCATTATCGTATTCTTTCTCATCAATGTCGTACTTGTCATTTTGTACGTTGATAAGTACAACAAGTCAAAACTAAACCCATCAGCGACAGAGAACGGTGTTAACTTTGCACAAGAAAACATCAAGCTACCAAAAAATATTCCCGAAGTAAGCAAAGTGAAAATGCAGCTGATCACAGCACGTTCACATAACTTTGAAAAAGATACAGAAGATCAGAGTGACTCAAGTCAAAGTGAAAATGGTTATGTTCTGACGAAGGAAGTCAATGAAACGGTCGATGTCAAATTGGATCCAATTTCTCATCTTAAACCGTATATTAATGATAACGTCTACAAAGGCAATGAATATCAATATCATGAAACAAAAGGCGAAGAAATTAAATATGAACAAACATTTGAAGGCTTCCCAATCATGAATAATAGGCGAGCTGCCTTGACATTTGTCACAGCAGATAACAATCGAGTGAAGTCATACAAACAAGCTGCAATGGAAGACGTCCGTCCGTCTAAAGGGGCGAATAATAAGCGCCACAAAGTCATCAGTGCATATGAAGCATTAGAAGCACTTTATTACAATCAGTATCTTAAAGATGGCGATGAAGTTAAGGGCTTGAGATTAGGCTATTATACTGTTGTAAAAGAGACGAACCTTCAAGTACTTCAAGCCAATTGGGAAATTCATGTGAAGCGTGGCAATCAGACGAAAACGTATTATGTTGAGGCCGTCTCATCGAATCCAAAAATTATAGAACAGTAGAAAGGGTGGTCACTTGATACGAATGAGTGTACTTGCGAGTGGTAGCACAGGAAACGCCACTTATATAGAGAATGACAAAGGCAGTCTACTTGTCGACGTAGGTTTGACAGGTAAGAAGATGGAAGGCTTATTTGAACAAATAGACCGAAAAATTGAAAACCTGAACGGTATTCTAGTGACACATGAGCATGTCGATCATATTAAAGGATTAGGTGTAATTGCGCGCAAATACGGACTGCCTATTTATGCGAACGAAAAAACATGGTCGTGCATCGAAAAGAAAGACAGCAAAATTCCAACAGATCAGAAATTTATTTTTAAACCATATGAAACAAAGTCAATCGCA
This window contains:
- a CDS encoding two-component system regulatory protein YycI; the encoded protein is MNWKHAKTLFIIVFFLINVVLVILYVDKYNKSKLNPSATENGVNFAQENIKLPKNIPEVSKVKMQLITARSHNFEKDTEDQSDSSQSENGYVLTKEVNETVDVKLDPISHLKPYINDNVYKGNEYQYHETKGEEIKYEQTFEGFPIMNNRRAALTFVTADNNRVKSYKQAAMEDVRPSKGANNKRHKVISAYEALEALYYNQYLKDGDEVKGLRLGYYTVVKETNLQVLQANWEIHVKRGNQTKTYYVEAVSSNPKIIEQ
- the yycF gene encoding response regulator YycF; protein product: MAKKVVVVDDEKPIADILEFNLKKEGYDVFVAYDGDDAVELIYAQEPDIVLLDIMLPGRDGMEVCREVRKKYDMPIIMLTAKDSEIDKVLGLELGADDYVTKPFSTRELIARVKANLRRHHAQPSVDNSQQSNEIAIKDIVVYPDAYSIKKRGESIDLTHREFELFHYLSKHMGQVMTREHLLQTVWGYDYFGDVRTVDVTIRRLREKIEDDPSHPDYIVTRRGVGYFLQHHE
- a CDS encoding YitT family protein, yielding MEIPESQTVSYKREKPKRATYFVKRFFFITLGALLMGVALELFLVPNQLLDGGIVGISIILSHLTGWKLGVFIFLLNLPFFFLGYKQIGKTFAISTIYAITVLSISTILLHPIDPVIDDKFLVTIFGGAVLGIGVGIVLRYGGSLDGTEILSILVQNKVPFSVGEIVMIINFFIFAVAGFVFTWESALFSVVAYFIASKMIDTVLLGFDESKSVWVISDAYKDIGEAINSRLGRGVTYLKGEGAYTGEDKRVIFCVITRLEEAKLKDIVMEIDDSAFLSIGNVSEVRGGNHKKRDIH
- a CDS encoding TetR/AcrR family transcriptional regulator, with translation MEKQKITKSLIITTAQTMIQETQQTEISLSKVAEALDVTHAAIYKHFDNKQALWTAVCKDWFMTHIIGRIDIDDAAYTDKTQWLHDYLWAFVNAKRETYQSNKVMFDLNTRYIDKDPFMLREVLTPCYVRIQQQMGYDVSHIEKAEVILSAFATFTLPMFKDTWHLPDYAHRFEMTFNLIKQSV
- the walK gene encoding cell wall metabolism sensor histidine kinase WalK encodes the protein MKWLKQFQSLHTKLVIVYVLLIIIGMQIIGLYFTNSLEKEMTETFKTNIAQNAKQIELSIERIYAEGNNTTNTQKEIQNLLNEYANRNEMIEIRFIDTDQIIVATSKQSNRHLINQKANDSAIQKALSLRQSNSEVVLKDYGEGKQRVWIKNMPVTTSKGLIGNIYIESNINQVYDQLSDINQIFIVGTGISLIITVILGFFIARTITKPITDMRNQTVEMSKGNYTQRVKIYGNDEIGELALAFNNLSKRVQEAQANTESEKRRLDSVIRHMSDGVIATDRRGRIKIINDMALKMLGKTKEDVEGVFIFDVLDLNDELSLDELNDNNESLLIDINEEDGIIARLNFSTIVQNTGFVNGYIAMLHDVTEQQQIERERREFVANVSHELRTPLTSMNSYIEALEQGAWKDESIAPQFLSVTREETERMIRLVNDLLHLSKMDNKSEQVTKEIVDFNMFINKIINRHEMSEKETTFVRDIPSQTIFTEIDPDKMTQVFDNVITNALKYSRGEKRVEFHVKHNVTHRRLTVRIKDNGIGIPVNKVDKIFDRFFRVDKARTRKMGGTGLGLAISKEIVEAHNGRIWANSVEGQGTSIFITLPCEVIEDGDWDAN
- a CDS encoding YycH family regulatory protein, with translation MRIKELIKSITLTILVISSIVLTLLIWNFTPDIADVDSELAKENTKSIGPRFESQINQVIAPLQLVHVHGTNIEGMPATREVNELSDIFAKQHINKVVYIENDQSLLLRELSDHFLILDYPTDIPIAIYLSDVLDVQAKVPNHFKFNRLIYDIDSAEHLVVYAIDETRHRAVKMTTSIKTSSAKNHLEELKMALRPYMNVSTNEDTVNKATYLYAPKAPENLKTYRTIFNHISVEDLNAILFDDTPIVRTTKSGNTIYNNNTGVVNYDPDRKTYHYTNLTEDEYSTRDMNISIPRTFDYINEHGGFTDDFRLFNTNKDQGLITYQMFLNGRPIFYPNQLNQILVSWGERGIFEYSRGLLKTNVTIDNGEKPKKLPTLEDVRGALASSNQVDYRKVEQLVVGYRMVSKKGPDNRLEIQENSQFEPIWFVKHEGKWYEFNDGELIEQ
- a CDS encoding NADP-dependent oxidoreductase; translation: MKAVQLQKYNKDLKVTVNEISVPTIQADEVLIKVAYAAITPLEKLTITGAVKLIQDYPKPVTLGNELSGTVVEVGQSVQSLAVGNVVYTRLPITRIGAFAEYVAVKADLVTTIPKNLDVKSATAVPLTGLTAYQALTEELEVEAGKTLFISSGSGSFGQMAVPLAKSMGLKVIISGNTRAKEAFLEKGVDQYIDYTEENYWEVLSDVDYVIDTLGPKEFEKELSIMKSGGKIVSLINAPNKAFAEKQGFSKFKTLLFTLVGQKFDRKAKAQGVAYRFIFVRADGEQLKVITDMIERENIVPAVDPRIFNIDEIETALDYTFNQRTNGKVLIQFDTEYAH